In one Corallococcus sp. EGB genomic region, the following are encoded:
- a CDS encoding TetR/AcrR family transcriptional regulator produces the protein MGERRESKKRETRQRISDVATALFFARGFDAVTLDEIAAAAGVSKMTVLNYFGRKEDLMLDRQDDLKLLFFREAIRARPPGQSPLAELRALMVRLREQKHPFARFDRHTAAFWRFIAASPPLEARLRELNDEATEELAIELAGPPPDGLARLAAGMIVLTVRTARQEAVRVFERGGSAKKANDVFFALIDQGLAAVQGMAATEAPARGVMAPP, from the coding sequence ATGGGCGAGCGACGCGAGAGCAAGAAGCGCGAGACCCGGCAGCGGATCTCCGATGTGGCGACAGCGCTTTTCTTCGCGCGGGGCTTCGACGCGGTGACGCTCGACGAGATCGCGGCTGCCGCGGGCGTCTCCAAGATGACGGTCCTCAACTACTTCGGGCGCAAGGAGGACCTCATGCTCGATCGCCAGGATGACCTGAAGCTCCTCTTCTTCCGCGAGGCGATTCGCGCGAGGCCGCCAGGGCAATCTCCGCTCGCCGAGCTCCGAGCGCTCATGGTCAGGCTGCGAGAACAGAAGCACCCGTTCGCCCGCTTCGACCGCCATACGGCTGCCTTCTGGCGATTCATCGCGGCGAGCCCGCCGCTCGAGGCGCGGCTCCGTGAACTCAACGACGAAGCGACCGAAGAGCTGGCGATCGAGCTCGCCGGTCCGCCACCGGATGGCCTCGCGCGGCTCGCGGCAGGGATGATCGTGCTGACGGTGCGCACGGCTCGCCAGGAAGCCGTCCGCGTGTTCGAACGCGGAGGCTCGGCGAAGAAGGCGAACGACGTGTTCTTCGCCTTGATCGATCAGGGCCTCGCGGCCGTTCAGGGAATGGCGGCGACCGAAGCGCCGGCCCGCGGGGTGATGGCTCCCCCCTGA
- a CDS encoding serine hydrolase has product MQSHLPAPSRWFRALVLACTFASACHGDPPPPPAGPGYAALRRGFEREIPIAMAQTGVKGLSLALVDGDEVVWSQGFGMAHEEAGIRATPETVYRLGSVAKVFTASAVMQAVESRRVNLDQPIEEVVPGFSMQARFSSAPITLRSLLTHHAGIPEQLGGGFSPRPLSLSERVEALREEHRTWPVGTIHAYSNTGFVIAGRAVEVAFGSDFDILMQQRIFGPLRMEHSAFRVTPTLSERLARGYGGVPPENLPPYWLESEAPAGGLLGSVEDVSHFLRMLLNEGRFDGRQVLQPESIHEMWREQNAGHPLDVGTRIGLAWNLHDVPLENGDAVRMVEHDGSAIQFNAMVALMPEQRLGVVVMSNTDIAGGLVNDLARAVLARAFEVKTGLRVADPEPPAVQPEPQAPETLATWAGLYATDAGPMHIDVQGGNLVATAGDLVLELVPHQRGFFRALLGEAPLWLTFQQSGGQTLLIGHSATQGEGLLGTRITPAPMPESWRARLGSYRVHPGQGRELLDEVVLSESSGMLLLSYSGPLYDGPVTVALDPAGAELAAVAGLGRGRGEVLRIRDAADGATLIFKGVSLHPAP; this is encoded by the coding sequence ATGCAGTCCCATCTTCCTGCCCCCTCCCGTTGGTTCCGGGCGCTGGTGCTCGCCTGCACCTTCGCCTCCGCCTGTCATGGCGACCCGCCTCCACCTCCAGCCGGGCCGGGCTACGCGGCGCTCAGGCGGGGGTTCGAGCGCGAAATCCCCATCGCCATGGCACAGACCGGGGTGAAGGGCCTGAGCCTCGCGCTGGTCGACGGCGATGAGGTGGTCTGGTCCCAGGGCTTCGGCATGGCCCACGAAGAGGCCGGCATCCGAGCCACGCCAGAGACGGTCTACCGCCTGGGCTCCGTGGCCAAGGTCTTCACGGCGTCCGCCGTCATGCAGGCGGTGGAGTCGCGCCGCGTGAACCTGGACCAGCCCATCGAGGAGGTCGTCCCGGGGTTCAGCATGCAGGCCCGCTTCTCCAGCGCGCCCATCACCCTGCGCAGCCTCCTCACGCACCATGCGGGCATCCCCGAGCAGCTCGGTGGCGGTTTCTCGCCCCGTCCCCTCTCGCTCTCCGAGCGCGTGGAGGCGCTCCGTGAAGAGCACCGCACGTGGCCCGTGGGCACGATCCACGCCTACAGCAACACGGGCTTCGTCATCGCGGGCCGCGCGGTGGAGGTGGCCTTCGGGAGCGACTTCGACATCCTCATGCAGCAGCGCATCTTCGGTCCGCTGCGGATGGAGCACTCCGCGTTCCGCGTCACGCCCACGCTGTCGGAACGGCTGGCGCGGGGTTACGGCGGCGTGCCACCCGAGAACCTTCCCCCCTACTGGCTCGAGAGCGAGGCCCCCGCGGGTGGACTCCTCGGCTCCGTGGAGGACGTGAGCCACTTCCTCCGCATGCTCCTGAATGAAGGCCGCTTCGATGGCCGCCAGGTGCTTCAGCCCGAATCCATCCACGAGATGTGGCGCGAGCAGAATGCGGGCCACCCGCTCGACGTGGGGACACGCATCGGCCTCGCCTGGAATCTGCACGACGTGCCGCTGGAGAACGGGGACGCGGTGCGGATGGTGGAGCACGACGGGAGTGCCATCCAGTTCAATGCGATGGTGGCGTTGATGCCGGAGCAACGGCTTGGCGTAGTCGTCATGTCCAACACCGACATCGCGGGAGGGCTCGTGAACGACCTTGCACGGGCGGTGCTCGCTCGCGCCTTCGAGGTGAAGACAGGTCTGCGGGTCGCCGACCCCGAGCCGCCCGCGGTGCAGCCCGAACCCCAGGCTCCCGAGACGCTCGCCACGTGGGCGGGTCTCTACGCGACGGATGCGGGCCCCATGCACATCGACGTGCAGGGCGGCAACCTGGTGGCAACCGCCGGAGACCTCGTGCTCGAGCTGGTGCCACACCAACGAGGATTCTTCAGGGCACTCCTGGGCGAGGCGCCCCTCTGGCTCACGTTCCAGCAATCGGGAGGCCAGACGCTGCTCATTGGCCACTCGGCGACGCAAGGCGAGGGCCTGCTCGGAACACGCATCACGCCAGCCCCGATGCCAGAATCGTGGCGCGCGAGGCTGGGCTCCTACCGGGTCCACCCGGGACAGGGCCGCGAGCTGCTCGACGAGGTCGTGTTGAGTGAATCGAGCGGCATGCTGCTCCTCTCCTACTCCGGCCCGCTCTATGATGGACCGGTGACGGTGGCGCTGGATCCGGCAGGCGCCGAGCTCGCGGCCGTCGCGGGACTGGGACGAGGCCGGGGAGAGGTCCTCCGCATCCGGGACGCAGCGGACGGAGCGACGCTCATCTTCAAGGGCGTGAGCCTTCACCCCGCGCCGTAG
- a CDS encoding FAD-dependent monooxygenase translates to MRANGKKVLISGASFAGLSTAFWMSRFGYEVTVVEVSRGLRTGGTAVDIKGNTVDIVRRMGLFEQIRSNRLSLQRWDMKNERDVTERSLVLRAEGEAPSDDEFEIERTVLLNMLFDAVKGHIEVVFDDSITALSETKDRIEATFARGTRRTFDLVFGCDGVHSAVRRLCFGDEARYLYFLEQYFSITIVDKLLIERNTAQMFNVPGRAVMLNAYKNNTDIIFAFASEKELPYDRRDEEAQRRLIADRFAGVGWRTAELLEEVRGSKSFYFDKLCQIRMPSWTKGRVALVGDAGYCPSPAAGMGGSLAIDGAAALADAMRDHDCDFELAFRAYNERFRPFVEQVQAEAVRTGLESLVPRTEEAIRARNARTDF, encoded by the coding sequence ATGCGCGCGAATGGAAAGAAGGTCCTCATCTCCGGCGCGAGCTTCGCCGGGCTCTCGACCGCCTTTTGGATGAGCCGCTTCGGCTACGAGGTCACCGTCGTGGAGGTCTCGCGCGGGCTCCGGACGGGCGGCACTGCCGTCGACATCAAGGGCAACACCGTCGACATCGTCCGGCGCATGGGCCTCTTCGAGCAGATCCGGTCGAACCGGCTGAGCCTTCAGCGGTGGGACATGAAGAACGAGCGCGATGTCACGGAGCGCTCGCTGGTGCTGAGGGCTGAAGGCGAAGCACCTTCGGATGACGAGTTCGAGATTGAGCGGACCGTCCTGTTGAACATGCTGTTCGACGCCGTGAAGGGCCACATCGAAGTCGTCTTCGACGACAGCATTACCGCGCTGAGCGAGACGAAGGACCGCATCGAGGCCACGTTCGCCAGGGGCACGCGACGCACGTTCGACCTGGTGTTCGGCTGCGACGGTGTTCACTCCGCCGTGCGGAGGCTCTGTTTCGGCGACGAAGCCCGGTACCTCTATTTCCTCGAGCAGTACTTCTCGATCACGATCGTGGACAAGCTGCTCATCGAGCGGAACACCGCGCAGATGTTCAACGTGCCGGGCAGGGCCGTGATGCTCAACGCCTACAAGAACAACACGGACATCATCTTCGCGTTCGCTTCCGAGAAGGAGCTCCCGTACGACCGTCGCGATGAGGAGGCGCAGCGACGGCTCATCGCGGACCGGTTCGCCGGGGTGGGCTGGAGGACCGCCGAGTTGCTCGAAGAGGTACGGGGCTCGAAGAGCTTCTACTTCGACAAGCTGTGCCAGATCCGAATGCCTTCCTGGACGAAAGGCCGGGTCGCGCTGGTGGGGGATGCGGGGTACTGCCCTTCACCTGCTGCCGGAATGGGGGGCTCGCTGGCCATCGATGGCGCGGCCGCACTGGCGGATGCGATGCGAGACCATGACTGCGACTTCGAGCTTGCGTTTCGTGCCTACAACGAGCGCTTCCGCCCGTTCGTCGAGCAGGTCCAGGCGGAGGCCGTGAGGACCGGGCTCGAGTCCCTCGTTCCGAGGACCGAAGAGGCGATCCGCGCGAGGAACGCGCGGACCGACTTTTGA